Genomic segment of Phaenicophaeus curvirostris isolate KB17595 chromosome 26, BPBGC_Pcur_1.0, whole genome shotgun sequence:
ACCGGGATCTTCACGCTCTCCCCATCGGGAATCCAGATGCCCTGGCAGGTGGGGACACGGGTGAGGGGGTGCAGAGAGGAGAAGGTCCCAGCCCACCGGCAACACCCCTTACCTTGTAGACGGTGCCGAAAGCGCCGGAGCCCAAGACTTTCACTTTTTTGAGCTCCGTTTCCTTGAGGATCCGCATCTGGGCCTGGTTGGGGAGGGCTCCACTGGGTGTCAGCGGCTCCACCAGCTGTGGGCATAGATAGATGAGGAAGACCAAGCTCTTGGGGTCCCCACCCCAGCACCAGGGGCCCATTCCAACCGGGAACGCCACCAGGTTCGGCATCCACACCTCGGTCTCCTGCAGCAGGCGCCGCATGGTGTGTTTCCGCTCCTGTTGCCGCCGGCGCTTGACGCAGACAACGGTTATGAGCAGGAGGACGACGACCAGCAGAGCCCCCACCACGCCGGCGATGATGGACGTCACCTGGCTGCGGGACCACAGGTGAGGGGGAGATGGTGACGGGGTGGGGGTCCCGGCTGGAGGAGCCCCCCAACATCcagaggggtgggggggcagggTGGCACAGGGCACCCGCGCTCGTACCTTGGCTTCTGGTCCACGGGACAGCCGTCCTCATCCCGGATCGTGCACCTGGGGACACAGGGTGCGGCAGCCCCCCCGTCAGCACCCCCCCACGCCCCTCCGCCCGTGCCCGGCTGGATCTTCCTCGCTCCTCAACTCACGAGTGGGTGCAGTTggtggggcagagctggcagaCGCCGTCTTCGTCCGGGTACTTCCAGACAGGGACGAAGGAAGCGTCGGCCTTCACTCCGCTGGGGCATCGCCGCACACACTGCTGCGCGTCCTTGTAGTGGGCGCAAGCCACACACTGATCCGCCTCCTGCGGGGACATGGGGCAGGTGAGGGACCCCGGcatccagggacacctccgtgtcatagaatcatggaatgggttgggttggaagggacctcaaagcccagccagttccaccccggccatgggcagggacacctcccactgggtcaggggctccaagccccatccaacctggccttgaacccctccagggatggggcagccacccctgctctgggcaacctgggccaggggctccccaccctcacagcaaaacattttcctgtaagatctcatctcagtctcccctctttcagcttaaaactgttccccctcattctattCTTGGAAaccctgacaaagagcccctccccagctttcctggagcccctctcagtgctggaagctgctctaagatctccccgcagccttctcttctccaggctgaacaaccccaactctctcagcctgtcctagcagaggtgctccagccctcagatcatctccgtggcctcctctggacccgctcctacacttccatctccttcttaggttggggattccagaactggactcagggctccaggtttggtctccccagagcggagcagaggggcagaacctcctccctcgccctgctggccccacaactttggatgcagcccaggacatgcttggtttctgggctgtgaggaCACATTTCTGgctcgtgttgagcttctcctcaatCAGCCATGTCCCTCCTGTGTCTCCCCCATCCTCACCGATCCGAAGCAGGTCTCGGTGCCGTTCTGGGGCTGGCACTCGGGGTGGCAGGGCAGGCACCTGGTTCCGTTGGCGTGCTCCCGGATGGCTCTGGGGGGGCGAAGGGACGGGGAGGTGGACATGGGGATGGGTCCTGGATCCCTCACAGCGGGAAGATGCTCCGCCACCCATCCCCAGGGTGCTCCGCTCACCCATCCAGGAGGTTGCAGGAGGCCACACACTCCTGGCCGCGCAGGAACCGCTCGCAGGTGACGCACTGGGTCGGGCCGGGACCCCAGCAGTGCCCGTGGGCGCAGAGGTGGAAGCAAACGAGCCCCTCGCTCTCTGCAAAGGGGCTCAAAGCTCTCAGTGCTGCAGGGGGACCCCCGCgttcccccccccagccccgttccCCGCACGGCTGCTCCTTACCGCACTGCTCGGGGGGCTTGTTGTGGGTCTGGAAGAGGCGCTGGCGGGGGTTACGGAAGATGCTGTCCCAGGGCACCTTCTGGaggaagcagagctgggggtTGTGGTGGATGAGCACCATCCCGCTGCTGATCTCCTGCAGGGAGCGCAGCCCCAGCGCCCGCACCGCCAGGTCCTGCAGCGTCAGCGAGTAGGCGCCGCTGCCGAGACACCGCGGGTGAGCGGGCGCAGACCCCCCTCCTGTACCCCACGTCCTTCCCCATGACCCCCCTCCCATGTCTACCCCTtatgtccccgtgtcccaccCATCCCCATGTCTCCTCCGTGTCCCACACCCCTTGCAGCCCTCACATCCCCTCCCACGTCCACCCCTGTATCCCCATGTGTCCCCATCCACCTCAACCCCATATTCGCATCTGTCACCATGTccttccctgtgtccccctcaCCCCCATGTCCTTCCCAGTGTCCCTATGtccttcccagtgtccccttGTCCTTCCCAATGTCCCCTCATCCTTCCCAGTATCCCCATGTCCTtccttgtgtccccatgtccttccttgtgtccccatgtccttcccTGTGTCCCTTTGTCCTTGTGTCCCTATGTCCTTCCCAGTGTCCCTATGtccttcccagtgtcccctcgtccttcccagtgtccccatgtccttccctgtgtccccctcacccccatgtccttcctagtgtccccatgtccttcccagtgtcccctcatccttcccagtgtccccatgtccttccctgtgtccctttgtccttgtgtccccatgtccttcccTGTGTTCCCCTCACCCCCATGTccttccctgtgtccccccatatCCCAATGTccttccctgtgtccccatgtcccctgtatTCCCATGTCCTTCCCTGTGtgccccccacatccccatgtCCTTCCCTGTGTTTCCATGTCCCACTcacccccatatccccatgtcctttcccgtgtccccatgtgtcccccgtgtccccatgcgTCCCCCTGCCGCATCCCCCTCCCCGCTCACTTGTGCAGCACGCGGCCCCGGATGATCCGCAGGTTTTGGAAGACGCCCAGGTCGGACAGACCAGGTGGCCAGGCAGCGATGTACAGGAAACCTGTGGGGACACAAGTGTCAccaccccatgtcccctgctCCATCCGCAGCCACCCCAGCTCCCCTTGCTCTCACCTGTCAGCTCCTCCAGGCTCTCGAAGATCCGCAGAAGTTTGGGGTCCAGGGGAGGCGTGTTGGTGCTGGGGTCCCTGATGGGGACAGGAGgaaggtttggggggtcccggtAGGGGTCCAGGGGGCTCAGGGAGTGGGGACAGCGCCCTTACCCAGCGAAGGTCTCGGGCAGGAAGGCCAAGCTGCCGAAGATCTTGGTGCAGCCGGTGAAGTGCTGGATGTTGGAGGCGTTGACGGCGCGGACGCCCTTGAGGAAATCCACTCCCAGCCCGTAGCACACTGCGGGGAcgcagcggggctggggggctccaCCGGGAACCCCCGTCTCCCTTAAACACCCCGTGTCCACCCTGCCAGCCGCGAAGGGCACAACCAGCATCCCCTGGGGTCCCCAAAGCCCCCCGCCTTGAGGCACCGGGGGTGGCACTCACCCTCCGGGCAGGGCTTGCTGCACTTCTCGCACTTCTGGATGTTGTTGACCGTGACCTCCTGGCTGTTTTGGGGACACACCAGGGTGCAGGACCCCACCTCTGTCGCCAGGTAGTTATctgaggggggacagggggtggTCAGGGCCGCGGTGGCTCATCTCCAGACCCCCCCCACCAAGTCAGCGTGGGACGCACAGGGACACTGGCTGACGCAGCTGGCTCCGAACGTGTAGCGCCCATCGCGGTTGGGCACCGACTCGAAGGTGTCCGAGTTGTAGATGACAAGAGGGGGACAGTGCAGCTCGCAGATCCCGCTCCGGTTGAAGTTCAGACACGCCTTggggtggagaggagaggggagcaaGGGTTGGTGTGTAAGACccccccccctcagcctccgGGAGCTTTTCCCAGCCCCATTCCCGGTGCGCACCAGGCAGTCGGAGTGCTTGGGGCCGGTGCAGCCGGCGGCACACTGCTCGTGGCAGCAATCCGTGGGCTTCGTCCCCTTGCAGCGCGGGCAGCCGTGGCAGATGCTGTTGGTCACTGAACGCGGCGTTCGGAAAAGGAACGTGGCAGGAATGAGGACTCCGCTGCCTCCACCCCGCTGGGTGGGTTCCCGGGGTGGGGATTTGGGTGCCAAATGGGGGATAGTGGGGGTCTGAGGGCAGGGATTTGGGTTCTAAATGGGGGATAGTGGGGGTCTGAGGGCAGGGATTTGGGTGCCAAGCAGGGAGCGGTGCAGCAGGGATCTGTGGGAGAGGGATTTGGGTGCCAAATGGGGGATAGTGGGGGTCTGAGGGCAGGGATTTGGGTGCCAAATGGGGGGTAGTGGGGGTCTGAGGGCAGGGATTTGGGTGCCAAATGGGGGGTAGTGGGGGTCTGAGGGCAGGGATTTGGGTGCCAAGCGGGGAGCAGTGCAGCAGGGACCTGTGGGACAGGGATTTGGGTGCCAAATGGGGGGTAGTGGGGGTCTGAGGGCAGGGATTTGGGTGCCAAATGGGGGGTAGTGGGGGTCTGAGGGCAGGGATTTGGGTGCCAAATGGGGGGTAGTGGGGGTCTGAGGGCAGGGATCTGGGTGCCACTTAGGGGGTAGTGGGGGTCTGAGGGCAGGGATTTGGGTGCCAAATGGGGGGTAGTGGGGGTCTGAGGGCAGGGATTTGGGTGCCAAATGGGGGGTAGTGGGGGTCTGAGGGCAGGGATTTGGGTTCTAAATGGGGGATAGTGGGGGTCTGTGGAGCAGGGATTTGGGGAGAGGaggatccatggggcagggaTTTGGGAGGGTGATTATCCACAGGGTAGGGATCTatgggggtctgtggggcagggatttGGGTGCCAAAGAGGGGGTAgtgggggtctgtggggcagggatttGGGGAGAGAAGGATGCATGGGGCAGGGATTTGGGGAAAGAGGGGTAAGGATCCCCCGGGCAGGGGTTTAGGTACCAAgtgggggtctgtggggcagggatttGGGTGCCAAATGGGGGTAgtgggggtctgtggggcagggatttTTAGGCTGCTCTGGgaaaaggggttgggggggatcaGGGCTGGCCGTGCCCCCTACTCACGCGTCTGGCAGTCCTGCGGACCCTCGCCCCAGcagtgcccctcggcacacagcgCCCGGCAGTCGGGACCTGTGCCGGGGGAAGCGTCAGTGGGTGATGCTGGGGGGCAACAACCCTCAGATCCCCTTCCCTGGGTCCAAATCTCCCTCCCTGGGTccaaatccccctccccatGCCAGGGTCGCGGTGCTCACAGCTGCGGTTCCGGGTGCTCTCCACCCAGATCTCGTCCCGGAGGTCGTTGTGCCGGTGGAAGATGTCAGCCCAGAGGATGGTCTCCtggaagcagagctgggggtTCCTCTCGATGCGCACCCCTCCCTTCAGGATCTCTGTGCGGGGACAGGTGGAGGGGGCAGTCAGCaaggggttggggttgggtgGGGGCGATGTCTGCAGCCCCATGGGGACACCCAGTCTAGTGCAGGGACCTGCCTGCCACCCCATGGGGACATCTTGACCCATGCAGGGACCTGCCTGCAACCCTATAGGGACACACAGGGACCTGCCACCCCATGAGGACACCTAGACCCATGCAGGGACCTGCCTGCAACCCATGGGGATACCTAGATCCATGCAGGAACCTGCTAACAACCCCATGGGGACACTCAGTCCCACAAAGAGATTTGCCACCCCATGGAGACACCTAGACCCATGCAGGGACCTGCTAACAACCCCatggggacacacagggacctgccaccccatggggacacctAGACTCACGCAGGAACCTGCTAACAACCCCATGGGGACACCTAGACCCAAGCAGGAACCTGCTAACAACCCCATGGGGACACAAAGGGACCTGCTaccccatggggacaccaagtCCCATGCAGGAACCTGCTAACAACCCCATGGGGACACAAAGGGACCTGCTaccccatggggacaccaagtCCCATGCAGAAACCTGCCTACAACCCCATGGGGACACCTAGTCCCATGCAGGAACCTGCCTACAACCCCATGGGGACACCTAGTCCCATGCAGGGACCTGCCTGCAACCCCatggggacacacagggacctgccaccccatggggacacctAGACCCATGCAGGAACCAGCTAACAACCCCATGGGGACACCTAGACCCATGCAGGGACCTGCCTGCcaccccatggggacacctAGACCCATGCAGGGACCTGCCTGCAACTCCATAAGGACACCAAGTCCCATGCAGGAACCGGCTAACAACCCCATGGGGACACCTAGACCCATGCAGGGACCTGCCTACAACCCCATGGGGACACCTAGTCCCACGCAGGGACCCGCCACCCTACAGGGCACACCCAGTCCCACACAGAGATTTGCCACCCCATGGGGACTCCTAGTCCTGTGCAATGACCTGCCACCCCATGGGGACACCCAGTCCATGGGGACATccattccagcagctcccaaGACCGGGAACCCCCAGCTCCAAGCCCCCCCCACGCCAGGCGCTGCCACCCTGGGCAGGGTCCCTGACCTGTGAGGTGCCGCATGCCGAGCTGGCGCAGCCCCGGCGTGCCGGCGTTGCCCACCACGGCGAGGGCGTAACGGTCCTGGAAGAGCTGCGTCCCGCGGATGATGCGCAagctctgcagctccagctggcTCACTTGGTTCTCCGCGATCAGCACGTAGCCCTGCACCTCCTTGATgtcctgggatgggggggacaggggtgaGGCACCGGCTGGACCCACATCGTGCGTCCCCCGGGTGattcagagaatcaccaggttggaaaagacccactggatcatcgagtccaaccattcctatcaaaccatTCGCCGTCTTCGCACCTTGAGGAAGGTGGTGTCGGCGTCGGGGGGCAGGTAGGTGAGTTCCAGGTTGCCCTGGACCACTTGGCAGCCCTGGTAGAGGTGCCGCAGGGTCTCGTAGTGGCTCTCGGGGCTGGAGGGACGCAGCAGCTTCATGTCGGTCCCAGTGCAGACTGTGGGGGACAGAACAGGGGTTCAGTGGGGAACGGAATGGGGGTTGAGTGGGGAAAGAACAGGGGGTCGGTGGGGACAGAACAGGGGTTCAGTTGGGAATGGAACAGGAGTTCAGTGAGGATGGAACAGGGGTTCAGCGGGGACAGAATGGAGGTTCAGTGGGGATGGAACGGGAGTTCAATGGGGAGTGGAATGGGGGTTCAGTGGGGAAAGAATGGGGGTTCAGTGGGGAACAGAACAGGAGTTTAGTGGGGACAGAATGGGGGTTCAGTGGGGATGGAACAGGGGTTCAGTGGGGAATGGAATGGGGGTTCAGTGGGGACAGAAAGGGGGTTCGGTGGGGATGGAACAGGAGTTCAGTGGGGACAGAATGGGAATTCAGTTGGAAACAGGAGTTCAGTGAGGATGGAATGGGGGTTCAGTGAGGATGGAATAGGGGTTCATTGGGGATGGAACGGAAGTTCAATGGGGAATGGAATGGGGGTTCAGTGGGGAATAGAATGGGAGTTCAGTGGGGACAGAAAGTGGGTTCGGTGGGGACAGAATTGGGGTTCGGAGGGGACAGAATGGGAATTCAGTAGGGGACAGAACGGGAGTCCAGTGAGGATGGAATGGGGTATCAGTGGGGACAGAATGGGGGTTCAGTGGGGATGGAACAGGAATTCAGTGGGGAACAGAATGGGGGTTCTTGGGGACAGAATGGGAATTCAGTTGGAAACAGAATGGGAGTTCAGTGAGGATGGAATGGGGGTTCAGTGGGGACAGAAAGGGGGTTCGGTGAGGATAGAACAGGGGTTCAGAGGGGACAGAATGGGAATTCAGTAGGGGACAGAATGGGGGTTTGGTGGGGATAGAAGGGGAGTTCAGCGGGCATGGGACAGGGGTTCAGCGGGGACAAAAGGGGATCTCAGTAGGGACAAACCAGGAATTCAGTGGAGGACAGAACAGGGGTTCAGTGGGGACGGAATGGGAGCTCAGTGGGGGTTGGAGCGGGACCTCAGCGGGTCCCCTCGCCCAGCCCAGCTTCACCCCTGCAGGGAACCCAAGCCCGCGAAGCCACCGGCCTCCGCAGGAAATGCCGCGGCTCTGGTGGTGGACGTTTATCTCCGGAGCTGCTCCCAACAGCTTCCGATGGGTTTCCTGGATCGCCGGCACGTGGCGAAGCTGCTCCCGCTTTGGCACCCAGCCCTGGGCACAACTGGGGGGTCGACGTCGCCCCACGGGTGTCGAATGGTGCCGGGGGGCCAGGCTGGGACCCAGCGCCCCGTTGTGCCGTGCCGGGGGGCCCGGAGCGGGGGGCCAAGGCAGGAATGCGCTGCCCACGCCGGCGGGGGGGCTGCGTCCAGACAAGACACGATTGTTGAGCGGCGATGGCAGCCGGAGCGCGGTCGGCTCCATCCCGAGGGGGGCTGCTGGCCAGGGGACCATCCGCGGGGCgtgtggggtggggggcacggGAGCCTTGGGCTCTGTGCCGGGTGGGTGAGTCACGGTGGCCCGGGGCCCCCGCTTCGGCGAGAACCGCCTTTTCAGGTCGGGCATGTTTGGGGAGCAGCGGTGACGCAGGGCTGGCGGGCACGGCCCAACCCTGGCGCGCCCGCGGCCCCCGGCACCTCGCCACCGCGCCGTCCCCATTGCACCGAACCCCAGCACCCAGCCACCGCGCTGTCCCCATCACACCAAACCCCAGCACCCCGCCACAACGCCATCCCCATCGTGCCAAACCCCAAGCCCTCACCATCCCCCTTGCGCCAAACCCCAACACCGCACCGTCCCCACCGCACCGAACCTCAGCACCATGCCACCATGCTGTCCCCATCGCACTGAACCCCAGCACCTCACTGTCCCCATCACACCAAACCCCAACACCTCGCTGTCCCCATCGCGCCAAACCCCAGCACCCTGTCACCACGCTGTCCTCATCACACCAAACCCCAGCACCTCGCTGTCCCCATCACACCAAACCCCAGCACTGTGCCACCGTGCTGTCCCCATCGCACCAAACCCCAGCACCACGCTGTCCCCATCACACCAAACCCCAGCATCTCACCATCCCCATCGTGCCAAAccccagcacctcaccaccacGCTGTCCCCATCATGCCAAACCCCAGCACCCTGTCACCGTGCTGTCCCCATCGCACCAAACCCCAGCACCTCGTTGTCCCCATCGCGCCAAACCCCAGCACCTTGTTGTCCCCATCGTGCCAAACCCCAGCCTGGCACCAACACCAACCCCGGCACCAACCCTACCACCACCCTGGTGCCACCGAGGCAGGGAAGGACACGGAGAAGGGGTTCagagtccctgtccctgtctggAGGGGACAACCAGCCATGCTATGGCTGAGTGACAACCCCCGGTGCTGGCAGCTGCCGGCGCGGCGTCATGGCTTGGGGACAAGGCTGGCAGCCGCCTCCTCCGCCTGCTCCAGGGCGGCCGAGCCGGGGAGACCAACCCAGGCATGGCCAGCAAGGGGGAAGCCCCCCGAATTTGGGGCTCGGCTCTGTGCCGGAGGGTCCcccacaaggaaaaaaagccaaagctcaAGGTCTGCCCTCCACCTGCCCCGTGGCACACATGGAGGATGCCACGGGCTCTCCCCGAGCGAAGGGCAGCAAGGCTGGATCCGTCCCGGGGGCTTCGGCTCTGCCAGGACCGGGGAGGGCAGGCAAGGATCCATCGTGCCCGGCTCGCCCCAGATGCCCGGACGGAGCCACCGAGGCATCCAGCAAAGCCCACGGGTCACCCCATCCCTGCCAGCACAGGGATCACACCCCAGCAGGGACAGTATCAGGGCTGGAGGGACACAGCAGTGTCCCCAACCTGGTGCCAGCGGCTCCTGCAGCAAACGCCTGGCGGGGCGAGCCgtggggtgccaggagcagaggggacctggtgtccccatgtctctGTCCCACAACCTGCGCCACCTCAGCCCTACGGGGCGTTCGCTTCCCCAGATTCCCACGGTGCCGCGTTTGGGTGGATGCAGCAGGCAGACCTGGGCTAGACAGCGGGGTCAAACCCTGGAACTCGGTTCTGGGGCTACCGGTGGCCACTTTGGGGCTACCGATGGCCACTTTGTGGCCACTGATGGCCACTTTGGAGCTACCGATGGCCACTTTGGAGCTACTGATGGCCACTTTGGAGCTACTGATGGCCACTTTGGAGCTACCGATGGCCACTTTGGAGCTACTGATGGCCACTTCGGAGCTACTGATGGCCACTTCAGAGCTACCGGTGGCCACTTTGGGGCCACTGATGGCCACTTCGGGGCTACTGATGGCCACTTTGGGGCCACAAGCCGTGTCCCCATGGCTGGCCAAGGCCTCGGGACAGGCAGGGCTCCTGCTCAGGCTGCTCCCGCTCCCTTGGCGGCCGCTCTCCAGGGCTGGGCAGGGTGCGGCACGTTGAGAATGTGGATGGGAGCGACGGGGAcgcacccacccacccacccagcCGCTCCGTGGGGCACCGCGCCTGCCCCAGCACCCCGAAACCTCTGCGAAGGCAACCTTGGGAAATTAGggtgccccccccaaccccattcctgcttccctgggggtTACCGGAGCCCTGGCAGCGCCTGCagctgggatgggggtggggggtgacCCCAAATTCCTCCTGGGGCAGCAGATACAGGGCTTAACCTGCTTGGGGGGCCAAACAGCACCCAGGAATCCGAACCTGCAGCCCGGTGCCCGTCGCCCCCGTGCAAAACTTTGCTCCAAGTCCCACTGACACCGGAGGGGACGATCCCAAGGCCGGTGTCCCCCACCCCGGTGGCCCCCGGTTCCCTCCCGGTGCCCGTCGCTCCCGTGCAAAACTTGGATCACCAAGTCCTGCGGCTCCGTGTCCTCCAGGCTCCCGGTGTCCCCTCCCGATCC
This window contains:
- the ERBB2 gene encoding receptor tyrosine-protein kinase erbB-2 isoform X1 translates to MSPAGRLLPLLPLLLPAICPATGHVCTGTDMKLLRPSSPESHYETLRHLYQGCQVVQGNLELTYLPPDADTTFLKDIKEVQGYVLIAENQVSQLELQSLRIIRGTQLFQDRYALAVVGNAGTPGLRQLGMRHLTEILKGGVRIERNPQLCFQETILWADIFHRHNDLRDEIWVESTRNRSCPDCRALCAEGHCWGEGPQDCQTLTNSICHGCPRCKGTKPTDCCHEQCAAGCTGPKHSDCLACLNFNRSGICELHCPPLVIYNSDTFESVPNRDGRYTFGASCVSQCPYNYLATEVGSCTLVCPQNSQEVTVNNIQKCEKCSKPCPEVCYGLGVDFLKGVRAVNASNIQHFTGCTKIFGSLAFLPETFAGDPSTNTPPLDPKLLRIFESLEELTGFLYIAAWPPGLSDLGVFQNLRIIRGRVLHNGAYSLTLQDLAVRALGLRSLQEISSGMVLIHHNPQLCFLQKVPWDSIFRNPRQRLFQTHNKPPEQCGKEQPCGERGWGGERGGPPAALRALSPFAESEGLVCFHLCAHGHCWGPGPTQCVTCERFLRGQECVASCNLLDGAIREHANGTRCLPCHPECQPQNGTETCFGSEADQCVACAHYKDAQQCVRRCPSGVKADASFVPVWKYPDEDGVCQLCPTNCTHSCTIRDEDGCPVDQKPSQVTSIIAGVVGALLVVVLLLITVVCVKRRRQQERKHTMRRLLQETELVEPLTPSGALPNQAQMRILKETELKKVKVLGSGAFGTVYKGIWIPDGESVKIPVAIKVLRENTSPKANKEILDEAYVMAGVGSPYVSRLLGICLTSTVQLVTQLMPYGCLLDYVRENKDRIGSQDLLNWCVQIAKGMSYLEEVRLVHRDLAARNVLVKSPNHVKITDFGLARLLDIDETEYHADGGKVPIKWMALESILRRRFTHQSDVWSYGVTVWELMTFGAKPYDGIPAREIPDLLEKGERLPQPPICTIDVYMIMVKCWMIDSECRPKFRELVTEFSRMARDPQRFVVIQNDMAGLPGSIDSTFYRALLEEEDMDDLVDAEEYLVPHQGFFSAETSTTYRSRISSTRSTAETPVDVEEGEGLAAFPFPTQGLAEGPEGPVPEVPEGDGGAKAALQSSAREPGTLPRYSEDPTGLVAEESEDLDSEGFTTPVPCTTMPEYVNQAGERRSPPWHPRTPPSPPDKPKGHQGKNGLIKETKHPFPGPFGHAVENPEYLAPPTPPAPSPFSQAFDNPYYWNQDPPKAGGPEGGPGTTPTAENPEYLGLAGPEDTAA
- the ERBB2 gene encoding receptor tyrosine-protein kinase erbB-2 isoform X2, which codes for MSPAGRLLPLLPLLLPAICPATGHVCTGTDMKLLRPSSPESHYETLRHLYQGCQVVQGNLELTYLPPDADTTFLKDIKEVQGYVLIAENQVSQLELQSLRIIRGTQLFQDRYALAVVGNAGTPGLRQLGMRHLTEILKGGVRIERNPQLCFQETILWADIFHRHNDLRDEIWVESTRNRSCPDCRALCAEGHCWGEGPQDCQTLTNSICHGCPRCKGTKPTDCCHEQCAAGCTGPKHSDCLACLNFNRSGICELHCPPLVIYNSDTFESVPNRDGRYTFGASCVSQCPYNYLATEVGSCTLVCPQNSQEVTVNNIQKCEKCSKPCPEVCYGLGVDFLKGVRAVNASNIQHFTGCTKIFGSLAFLPETFAGDPSTNTPPLDPKLLRIFESLEELTGFLYIAAWPPGLSDLGVFQNLRIIRGRVLHNGAYSLTLQDLAVRALGLRSLQEISSGMVLIHHNPQLCFLQKVPWDSIFRNPRQRLFQTHNKPPEQCESEGLVCFHLCAHGHCWGPGPTQCVTCERFLRGQECVASCNLLDGAIREHANGTRCLPCHPECQPQNGTETCFGSEADQCVACAHYKDAQQCVRRCPSGVKADASFVPVWKYPDEDGVCQLCPTNCTHSCTIRDEDGCPVDQKPSQVTSIIAGVVGALLVVVLLLITVVCVKRRRQQERKHTMRRLLQETELVEPLTPSGALPNQAQMRILKETELKKVKVLGSGAFGTVYKGIWIPDGESVKIPVAIKVLRENTSPKANKEILDEAYVMAGVGSPYVSRLLGICLTSTVQLVTQLMPYGCLLDYVRENKDRIGSQDLLNWCVQIAKGMSYLEEVRLVHRDLAARNVLVKSPNHVKITDFGLARLLDIDETEYHADGGKVPIKWMALESILRRRFTHQSDVWSYGVTVWELMTFGAKPYDGIPAREIPDLLEKGERLPQPPICTIDVYMIMVKCWMIDSECRPKFRELVTEFSRMARDPQRFVVIQNDMAGLPGSIDSTFYRALLEEEDMDDLVDAEEYLVPHQGFFSAETSTTYRSRISSTRSTAETPVDVEEGEGLAAFPFPTQGLAEGPEGPVPEVPEGDGGAKAALQSSAREPGTLPRYSEDPTGLVAEESEDLDSEGFTTPVPCTTMPEYVNQAGERRSPPWHPRTPPSPPDKPKGHQGKNGLIKETKHPFPGPFGHAVENPEYLAPPTPPAPSPFSQAFDNPYYWNQDPPKAGGPEGGPGTTPTAENPEYLGLAGPEDTAA